Proteins from one Clostridium cellulovorans 743B genomic window:
- the phoU gene encoding phosphate signaling complex protein PhoU, whose translation MLKSFDISVKNLHKDLLEMSDATKEQISLAVTALVNHDSALAIKVMDSDDVIDNLQKEIDDKAIRLIAMQNPMATDLRGVFSATKVASDLERMADYAVDIAKISVRYQDEGFHKILQNIQKMTGLVCDMIGEGVNAYLNTNVDDSYTICKKDDEVDDIFRDIFGEVLGIIARGDNATEQLPQLLFVCKYLERAADHVTNICENTIYLVTGVYLDLNK comes from the coding sequence ATGCTAAAATCTTTTGATATAAGTGTAAAAAACCTTCATAAGGATTTATTAGAAATGTCTGATGCTACAAAAGAACAAATAAGTTTAGCTGTAACTGCATTAGTAAATCATGATTCAGCATTGGCGATTAAAGTTATGGACAGTGACGATGTTATTGATAATCTACAGAAGGAAATAGACGACAAAGCTATAAGATTAATCGCAATGCAAAATCCTATGGCAACAGACTTGAGAGGAGTTTTTTCTGCTACCAAAGTAGCCTCAGATCTAGAACGTATGGCTGATTATGCTGTTGATATAGCAAAGATTTCTGTTAGATATCAAGATGAAGGGTTTCATAAGATACTACAAAATATTCAGAAAATGACTGGGTTGGTTTGTGATATGATAGGTGAAGGTGTAAATGCTTATTTAAATACTAATGTAGATGATTCTTATACAATCTGCAAAAAGGATGACGAAGTTGATGATATCTTTAGAGATATCTTTGGAGAGGTATTAGGTATAATAGCGAGGGGAGATAACGCTACAGAACAGTTACCACAATTACTATTTGTATGCAAATATTTAGAGAGAGCTGCTGACCATGTTACTAATATATGTGAGAATACCATTTATCTTGTAACGGGAGTGTATCTAGATTTGAATAAATAG
- a CDS encoding DUF512 domain-containing protein → MRNIISKVDKDSIGEEVGIEAGDKLLLINDTEVKDIIDYKYLIVDEDVVITIEKADGEIWDIEIEKEFGEDIGLEFKEGIMDKPMSCHNKCIFCFIDQLPKGMRETLYFKDDDSRLSFLQGNFITLTNMKDDDIDRIIRYRISPINVSVHTTNPELRREMLNNRFAGELMEKLKKLADAGITINTQIVLCPEINNGEELVRTINDLYSLYPAVRNVAAVPIGITKFREGLKELKVYDKESANSEIETVNKLQEQFYKEIGEPFIRLSDEFYILAEKTIPEKEFYSEFEQLEDGIGVIRMFRDNIEDAVDSLKDNICGHFTIPTGVSAYKEIQEAALKIMKKSPKVRIDVVKIINNYFGETITVTGLITGTDLINQLKGKDVGTLIMSNVMFRKGYELGDYEDNIMLDNYTIGDIQNTLGTTVKITDYTGEDLIEIINENSQEE, encoded by the coding sequence GTGAGAAATATTATCAGTAAAGTCGATAAAGATAGTATCGGTGAAGAAGTCGGTATTGAAGCAGGGGATAAACTGCTATTGATTAACGACACAGAGGTAAAAGATATTATAGATTATAAGTATCTCATAGTGGATGAAGATGTTGTCATTACTATTGAAAAAGCTGATGGTGAGATATGGGATATAGAAATTGAGAAGGAATTTGGAGAGGATATAGGATTAGAATTTAAAGAGGGTATAATGGATAAGCCTATGAGCTGCCATAATAAATGTATATTCTGTTTTATAGATCAATTACCAAAGGGTATGAGAGAAACACTATATTTTAAAGATGATGATTCTAGATTATCATTTTTACAAGGGAATTTTATAACCTTAACTAATATGAAGGATGATGACATAGATAGAATAATACGTTACAGAATTAGTCCAATAAACGTTTCTGTACATACAACTAATCCAGAACTAAGAAGAGAAATGTTAAACAATAGATTTGCTGGGGAACTTATGGAAAAGCTTAAAAAGCTAGCAGATGCAGGGATAACTATTAATACTCAAATAGTACTTTGTCCAGAAATAAATAATGGAGAAGAGCTAGTTAGAACTATTAATGACTTATATAGTTTATATCCAGCTGTAAGAAATGTTGCAGCAGTTCCTATTGGTATTACAAAGTTTAGAGAAGGATTAAAGGAACTGAAAGTTTATGATAAGGAATCTGCAAATAGTGAGATAGAAACAGTTAACAAATTGCAAGAACAATTTTATAAAGAGATTGGAGAGCCTTTTATTAGGTTGTCTGATGAATTTTATATTTTAGCAGAAAAGACTATTCCGGAAAAAGAGTTTTATAGTGAATTCGAACAGTTAGAAGATGGAATTGGTGTTATAAGGATGTTCAGAGATAACATTGAAGATGCTGTTGATAGTTTAAAAGATAACATATGTGGGCATTTTACAATACCAACAGGAGTATCTGCGTATAAGGAGATACAGGAAGCTGCTTTAAAAATTATGAAGAAGAGTCCTAAGGTTAGAATAGACGTAGTTAAGATTATTAATAATTACTTTGGTGAAACTATTACTGTTACAGGACTTATAACAGGAACTGATTTAATAAATCAGCTTAAGGGTAAAGATGTGGGTACTCTTATTATGAGTAATGTGATGTTTAGAAAAGGTTATGAACTTGGTGATTATGAAGACAATATTATGTTAGATAACTATACCATAGGTGATATACAAAATACATTAGGTACAACAGTAAAAATTACTGATTATACCGGAGAAGATTTAATAGAAATAATTAACGAAAATAGTCAGGAGGAATAA
- the der gene encoding ribosome biogenesis GTPase Der, whose amino-acid sequence MGKPIVAIVGRPNVGKSTLFNKLAGKRIAIVEDKPGVTRDRIYASSEWVGQEFTIIDTGGIEPKSDDIILAQMRRQALIAIETANVIIFIVDGKSGLTDTDREVAQMLRKSKKSIVLAVNKVDSIKEEENKFEFYNLGLGDPVAISASQGLGLGDMLDMVVDNFKDISNDEASEEYIKIAMIGKPNVGKSSLINKLLGEERNIVSNIPGTTRDAIDSPLETEIGKFMLIDTAGLRRKSKVKEEIERYSVIRTLTAIERADVCILMLDATEELSEQDEKIIGYAHELNKAIMVIVNKWDLIEKDDKTMKKFTDDLRFKLSFMNYAPYLFISALSGQRVHKVLELAKKCYDNYSKRIATGVLNDVISEAVLRQEPPVTHGKRLKIFYATQVDVKPPTFVFFVNDSSALHYSYERYLNNQLRENFDFEGTGIKTIFRERKE is encoded by the coding sequence ATGGGAAAACCGATTGTAGCTATAGTAGGAAGACCAAATGTCGGTAAATCTACTTTATTTAATAAATTAGCAGGGAAAAGAATTGCCATTGTAGAAGATAAGCCAGGAGTAACTCGTGATAGAATATATGCTAGCTCTGAGTGGGTTGGACAGGAGTTTACTATAATTGATACTGGTGGTATAGAGCCGAAATCTGATGATATAATTTTAGCTCAAATGAGAAGGCAGGCACTTATAGCTATAGAAACAGCTAATGTAATCATCTTTATTGTAGATGGAAAAAGCGGACTTACAGATACAGACAGAGAAGTTGCTCAAATGCTTAGAAAAAGTAAGAAATCAATTGTTCTTGCTGTTAATAAAGTTGATAGTATTAAAGAAGAAGAAAATAAATTTGAATTCTACAATTTAGGTCTTGGAGACCCTGTAGCAATCTCTGCTTCTCAAGGTCTTGGACTTGGAGATATGCTAGATATGGTTGTTGATAATTTTAAAGATATTAGTAATGATGAAGCGTCAGAAGAATACATAAAAATTGCAATGATTGGAAAACCAAATGTAGGGAAGTCTTCGCTGATAAATAAATTATTAGGAGAAGAAAGAAATATAGTAAGTAACATCCCAGGAACCACGAGAGATGCTATAGATAGTCCTCTTGAAACAGAAATAGGTAAGTTTATGCTTATCGACACTGCTGGTCTTAGACGTAAGAGTAAGGTTAAAGAGGAAATTGAAAGATATAGTGTTATAAGAACCTTAACAGCAATAGAAAGAGCTGATGTATGCATCCTTATGTTAGATGCAACTGAAGAATTATCAGAGCAAGATGAGAAGATAATTGGATATGCTCATGAACTTAATAAAGCAATAATGGTTATAGTGAACAAATGGGATCTTATTGAAAAAGATGATAAGACTATGAAGAAATTCACTGATGATCTTAGATTTAAATTATCATTTATGAATTATGCTCCATACTTATTTATTTCTGCATTAAGTGGCCAAAGAGTACATAAGGTATTAGAGTTAGCTAAAAAGTGCTATGACAATTATTCTAAGCGTATAGCAACAGGAGTTTTAAATGATGTTATTAGTGAAGCAGTATTAAGACAAGAGCCACCAGTAACACACGGAAAAAGGCTTAAGATATTTTACGCAACTCAAGTTGATGTTAAACCACCAACCTTTGTTTTCTTTGTAAATGATTCTAGTGCATTACATTACTCTTATGAAAGATATTTAAACAATCAATTAAGAGAA